In the genome of Acidobacteriota bacterium, the window TGCGTTAGTCCATGGGGCTACGTGGTCATCCATCGCTGGAACCCGTTGGCTATCGACCCCAACCGTTCGTTCGTTCCGGACAGTCCGGCTGAGGAGTCCGCGGCACTCATGGGACTGGTCGAGGTTCTGTCCAGCGACTCGGCCGAATTCCTCGTGCACATCGACTTGCACGAGACGACCGATAGTGACGAACAGGAATTCCGTCCGGCCTTGGCCGCTCGAGACGGGAAGCCTTTCGAGGCAGGCCACATCCCCGATGGGTTTTACACCGTCGGTGACACGGACAATCCGCAACCTGATTTTCAAGCGGCCATCATCGCGGGCGTGCAGCAAGTCACACACATTGCTCCCGCCGACGCAAATGGACAGATCATCGGGTCGGATGTCACACAAGCGGGCGTCATCAACTACCCGCTCCGGGATCTCGGCCTCTGCGCCAGCGTTACAGGGGCACGATTCACCAGCACAACCGAGGTCTATCCGGATAGCGCCGAGGCGACGCCGGAGACTTGCAACCAAGCGCAGATCGCGGCGGTCCGGGCCGCCCTCGACTACGCCCTGC includes:
- a CDS encoding M14 family metallocarboxypeptidase; translated protein: MQRYYPIGTPGEPWTDTEKVAWFERCEVQRSYKDEVIQKLDRLGAPFHVETYGALGIDPQRYPLFAVMGRSPVDGRPWALVTGGVHGYETSGVQGALAFLETVAPSYADRLNLLVVPCVSPWGYVVIHRWNPLAIDPNRSFVPDSPAEESAALMGLVEVLSSDSAEFLVHIDLHETTDSDEQEFRPALAARDGKPFEAGHIPDGFYTVGDTDNPQPDFQAAIIAGVQQVTHIAPADANGQIIGSDVTQAGVINYPLRDLGLCASVTGARFTSTTEVYPDSAEATPETCNQAQIAAVRAALDYALRDAG